The following proteins are encoded in a genomic region of Planococcus lenghuensis:
- the opp4B gene encoding oligopeptide ABC transporter permease has protein sequence MLVYTLRRIAMAIPILFLVSVVVFFLATLMPGDALSGKIDPLNSDPEYIAEMRAELGLDDPVHVQYLRWAGGILQGDFGDSFVHKMPVSELIFSKLLNTVVLALSAMLITYSVSFLMGRYAGRHPYTIGDYTVQVFNYIMLAMPSFVAALLLIYLFAFQLNWLPASGSISAGVETGTFAYYISKIEHAILPAVCLGLLPIASYTQFLRNDSIENGRKDFVRTARAKGTAEKTIYNKHILRNSIIPIVTLLGFDIAGILGGSVIIETIFTYPGIGQLFIDSISNRDFSVVMGIALLLAAFTLIGNLIADLLYAAVDPRIRLH, from the coding sequence ATGCTCGTATACACATTGCGAAGAATTGCTATGGCGATCCCGATTCTCTTCCTAGTTTCCGTAGTGGTATTCTTCCTGGCAACGCTTATGCCAGGAGATGCCCTCTCCGGAAAGATTGATCCGCTGAACTCAGATCCTGAATATATCGCAGAGATGAGAGCTGAGCTCGGGCTGGATGATCCGGTCCATGTGCAGTACCTCCGCTGGGCAGGTGGAATTCTCCAAGGAGACTTTGGTGATTCTTTCGTCCATAAAATGCCTGTATCAGAGCTGATTTTTTCTAAATTGCTCAATACGGTTGTACTTGCGCTCAGTGCGATGCTCATCACCTATTCTGTATCATTTCTTATGGGAAGATATGCGGGACGCCATCCATACACAATAGGGGATTACACGGTGCAGGTTTTCAACTACATTATGCTTGCAATGCCGAGCTTCGTTGCGGCGCTGCTCCTGATTTATCTTTTCGCATTCCAGCTTAATTGGCTGCCGGCAAGTGGCAGTATCAGCGCTGGAGTAGAGACAGGCACATTTGCGTACTACATCAGTAAAATCGAACATGCCATTTTACCGGCAGTTTGTCTGGGTCTGTTGCCGATTGCCAGCTATACGCAATTCTTGCGGAATGATTCCATTGAGAACGGACGGAAAGATTTTGTGCGTACAGCAAGAGCGAAAGGTACTGCAGAAAAAACGATTTACAACAAACATATTTTAAGAAATTCGATCATCCCGATTGTCACATTGTTGGGCTTTGATATTGCCGGAATTCTTGGCGGTTCGGTAATTATTGAAACGATTTTCACGTATCCGGGGATCGGCCAGCTGTTCATCGATTCGATTTCCAACCGTGACTTTTCAGTAGTGATGGGAATCGCATTACTGCTAGCTGCGTTCACGCTGATCGGCAACCTCATTGCTGACTTACTGTATGCCGCGGTAGATCCGCGCATCCGGCTACATTAA
- the opp4C gene encoding oligopeptide ABC transporter permease, with the protein MSAINNETAVPSAHLKKVKKNSLSQWGIARRRFLRNIPAMISMVFLFIMVVLSFLAPVLTDIDPSRVNPMLIEAEPSAEHWLGADSAGRDVLTMLLYGGRTSLLIGFSATAIIITIATVLGLIAGFYGGIVDSILMRFVDFMMNFPFIIFVIVLSTIFQDTGVFALILALGLLGWQGATRVVRSKVMSERENEYILSAISIGTRPITVMLKHLLPNVLSTVIVQASLLLAVMIVAETGLSFIGFGVPLGTPSWGNLLQAARDPGILSDKPWIWVPAGLAITFTILAINFIGEGLKDAFNPKSLR; encoded by the coding sequence TTGAGCGCCATTAATAACGAAACTGCCGTACCCTCCGCTCACTTGAAAAAAGTGAAGAAGAACAGCCTGTCACAATGGGGGATTGCACGCCGGCGATTTTTGAGAAACATTCCAGCAATGATCAGTATGGTCTTCCTGTTTATCATGGTGGTCCTATCGTTCCTGGCGCCAGTACTGACGGATATTGACCCATCCCGGGTTAATCCGATGCTGATCGAAGCAGAACCTTCTGCAGAACATTGGCTCGGAGCAGACTCTGCCGGTCGAGATGTGTTAACGATGCTGCTGTACGGCGGCCGGACATCCTTGCTGATCGGATTCTCGGCTACCGCTATCATCATTACAATCGCAACGGTCCTCGGGCTGATCGCAGGTTTCTATGGCGGGATTGTCGACAGCATCCTGATGCGCTTTGTTGATTTTATGATGAATTTTCCGTTCATCATCTTCGTTATCGTCTTATCAACCATTTTCCAGGATACCGGCGTCTTCGCCTTGATTCTGGCACTCGGCTTGCTTGGCTGGCAGGGAGCGACCCGTGTTGTTCGCAGTAAAGTCATGTCCGAGCGGGAAAATGAATATATCTTAAGTGCCATTTCAATCGGCACAAGACCGATTACCGTAATGCTGAAGCATTTGCTGCCAAATGTGCTGTCCACGGTTATTGTACAAGCCTCGTTGTTATTGGCTGTCATGATTGTGGCGGAAACCGGTCTAAGTTTCATCGGCTTTGGTGTGCCGCTCGGAACACCAAGCTGGGGGAATTTGCTCCAGGCAGCACGGGATCCGGGCATTTTGAGCGATAAACCATGGATTTGGGTGCCGGCCGGCCTGGCCATCACTTTTACTATCCTGGCGATTAATTTTATTGGTGAAGGATTGAAAGATGCATTTAATCCAAAATCACTGAGATAA
- a CDS encoding M3 family oligoendopeptidase produces the protein MKSYEKTWDLDSIFEGGSKSAELRTYIAQFEQNLTELEKRTDEYEPAGSNDAEALSAVLALLDRTFKQVREIGAFVSCLTAQDVSDQEAKGLGSKRNELGARHASVLAKLDQKLARIDDGRWSGLLEQPAFAQLAFVLSERRTQAKEKLSLEQEVLINDLAIDGYQAWGEIYNTIVGKISIEVTEDGEPKQLSVGQAANRMSKPDRSIRQEVFGKLSEAWTEQSDLFGETLNHLAGFRLQTYKHRGWKSPLKEPLELNRMSEETLNAMWGAITKHKAPFVSFLQRKAQLLGLEKLDWFDLSAPIADADQSVSYDEGAAFILEQFSRFSPKMADFAQHAFESRWIEAEDRAGKRPGGFCTSFPDSEQTRIFMTYSGSASNVSTLAHELGHAYHQHVMNDIESLNQRYAMNVAETASTFAEMIVADAAVKNAASDEEKIALLEDKIKRSVAFFMNIHARFLFETRFYEERKQGVVSVERLNELMTDAQKEAYGNELAGYNPTFWASTLHFHITGVPFYNFPYTFGYLFSLGIYAKALESGGDFEESYNALLRDTGRMTAEQLAEKHLNVDLTQESFWESAIALCEQDVEEFLSLTESKVAAR, from the coding sequence ATGAAATCGTATGAAAAAACGTGGGACTTAGATTCGATTTTCGAAGGTGGAAGCAAGTCAGCGGAATTGCGTACATATATTGCTCAATTTGAGCAAAACCTGACAGAGCTGGAAAAGCGGACGGATGAATATGAGCCGGCTGGTTCTAATGACGCTGAGGCATTATCCGCCGTGCTGGCACTGCTGGACAGGACATTCAAGCAAGTGCGGGAAATTGGCGCATTTGTAAGCTGTTTGACCGCCCAGGACGTCAGCGATCAGGAAGCGAAAGGGCTGGGAAGCAAACGGAACGAATTAGGTGCCCGGCATGCTTCCGTACTGGCAAAACTTGACCAGAAACTGGCCAGAATTGATGACGGCAGATGGAGCGGATTGCTGGAACAACCCGCTTTCGCCCAGCTCGCTTTTGTGCTGAGTGAGCGCCGCACCCAGGCGAAAGAAAAACTCTCCCTGGAACAGGAAGTGTTGATCAATGATTTGGCGATCGATGGTTATCAGGCGTGGGGAGAGATTTACAACACCATTGTTGGAAAGATAAGTATTGAAGTTACAGAAGACGGCGAACCGAAACAATTATCAGTAGGGCAAGCCGCGAACAGAATGAGCAAACCCGACCGCAGCATCCGTCAGGAAGTGTTCGGAAAACTGAGCGAAGCCTGGACAGAGCAGTCTGACCTGTTTGGAGAAACGCTTAACCATCTGGCTGGTTTCCGCCTGCAAACTTATAAGCACCGAGGGTGGAAGAGTCCGCTGAAAGAGCCGTTGGAATTGAACCGCATGAGCGAAGAAACTCTGAATGCCATGTGGGGCGCCATTACGAAGCATAAAGCGCCGTTCGTTTCGTTCCTGCAACGCAAAGCCCAGCTGCTTGGACTGGAAAAGCTCGACTGGTTTGATTTGTCTGCACCGATTGCGGATGCCGATCAGTCGGTCAGTTACGATGAGGGAGCGGCATTTATCCTGGAACAGTTCAGCCGCTTCAGCCCAAAAATGGCTGATTTCGCTCAGCATGCCTTTGAGAGCCGGTGGATTGAAGCGGAAGACCGGGCAGGCAAGCGGCCGGGTGGCTTCTGTACAAGCTTTCCGGACAGTGAACAGACCCGGATTTTTATGACGTATTCCGGCTCGGCCAGCAATGTTTCTACGTTGGCGCATGAATTGGGTCATGCTTACCACCAGCACGTGATGAATGATATCGAATCCCTGAACCAGCGCTATGCGATGAATGTGGCGGAAACAGCCTCTACCTTTGCAGAAATGATTGTTGCGGATGCGGCTGTCAAAAATGCGGCATCCGATGAAGAGAAAATTGCGCTTCTGGAAGATAAGATCAAGCGCAGTGTGGCATTCTTCATGAACATCCATGCCCGGTTCCTGTTCGAAACCCGATTCTACGAGGAACGGAAACAGGGAGTGGTTTCCGTTGAACGGCTGAACGAGCTAATGACAGATGCACAGAAAGAAGCATACGGCAATGAACTGGCCGGCTATAACCCCACCTTCTGGGCATCCACGCTGCATTTCCACATCACCGGCGTGCCGTTCTATAATTTTCCGTATACATTCGGTTACCTGTTCAGCCTCGGGATTTACGCAAAAGCGCTGGAATCAGGCGGGGATTTTGAAGAATCTTATAATGCGCTCCTTCGCGATACCGGCCGCATGACAGCCGAACAACTGGCAGAAAAGCACTTGAACGTGGATCTGACGCAAGAAAGTTTCTGGGAAAGTGCCATCGCCCTCTGTGAACAAGATGTTGAGGAATTCCTGTCTTTAACGGAATCAAAAGTGGCGGCCCGCTGA